One genomic window of Borreliella garinii includes the following:
- a CDS encoding methyl-accepting chemotaxis protein: MLVKLKYSFVGFLLLFLIFILLLFSMIFNFVLCGYLEDYYKQLTRAQLRRAAFSTQSFLDTLYVIINGAASNLALETISEFAISENRGKDFSESELVDLRKNSKFVIDSVKVNKKYRQYLYNFMTNLKNDTLFEEFAFFDFEGRIIVSTRHENNMDFGHSEANTNYFKKAIEDYKQNQLKFIGWYSNLSEGISAEVAVRSRQSEKKAFAIIVPVFSPEDKLVCGYLAGYLLNDVLADSFDRFRFGFYKRGNFVYVDSNNIAVNPFEEYNETSRVSSKFLNILKDVFSKPPLLSNVPTEVSVYTIDRILFSEMGEECYYALLPISSKLGEKGGVLIARLPYKDIYGVISSLKFQYILYSVLGIISLSIVLLMRIDRIISFRLNAIRVLVQDMVKGDLDKDYALDDGDDYFDELGMLSLQVVKMKKAISVAIASVLRNISYVNKASLEVASSSQNLSSSALQQASALEEMSANVEQIASGVNMSANNSYETEQIALKTNENSQIGGKAVEESVIAMQDIVEKVSVIEEIARKTNLLALNAAIEAARAGDEGKGFAVVASEIRKLADLSKISALEIGELVEDNSKVATEAGVIFKEMLPEIEETANLVKKISEGSSKQSDQIAQFKMALDQVGEVVQSSASSSEQLSSMSDKMLEKSKELRKSVLFFKIKDSKIENLEDGDYDFRLMDCPENSFKDENQDLKGNEISTLNGIRHSNHSLSVESEPSARTINKRVDPKKAIDIADKDLNFDDDFSEF, translated from the coding sequence ATGCTTGTGAAGCTTAAATACAGTTTTGTTGGATTTTTATTATTGTTTTTAATTTTTATACTGTTACTTTTTTCTATGATTTTTAATTTTGTTTTATGTGGTTATTTAGAAGATTATTATAAGCAGCTTACAAGGGCGCAATTAAGAAGAGCAGCTTTTTCTACGCAATCTTTTTTGGATACTTTATATGTTATAATCAACGGCGCAGCTTCTAATTTAGCACTTGAAACTATATCAGAATTTGCAATTTCCGAGAATAGAGGAAAAGATTTCTCTGAGTCTGAATTGGTAGATTTAAGAAAAAATTCAAAATTTGTTATTGATTCTGTAAAGGTGAATAAAAAATATCGACAATACTTATACAATTTTATGACTAACCTTAAAAATGATACCCTTTTTGAAGAATTCGCATTTTTTGATTTTGAAGGAAGAATAATTGTTAGCACAAGGCATGAAAATAATATGGATTTTGGACATTCTGAGGCCAATACTAATTATTTTAAAAAAGCAATTGAGGATTATAAGCAAAACCAATTAAAATTTATAGGCTGGTATTCAAATCTTTCTGAAGGAATATCGGCAGAAGTTGCCGTTAGGTCTAGGCAAAGTGAAAAAAAGGCTTTTGCAATAATTGTGCCTGTATTCTCTCCAGAAGATAAGCTTGTTTGTGGATATTTGGCTGGATATTTGCTTAATGATGTTTTAGCAGACAGTTTTGATAGATTTAGATTTGGTTTTTATAAAAGGGGTAATTTTGTTTATGTGGATTCTAATAATATAGCAGTTAATCCTTTTGAAGAATACAATGAAACCAGTAGGGTTAGTTCTAAATTTTTAAATATTCTTAAAGATGTTTTTTCTAAGCCACCTCTTTTATCAAATGTTCCTACTGAAGTGTCGGTTTACACTATTGATAGAATATTATTCTCCGAAATGGGAGAAGAGTGTTATTATGCATTGTTGCCCATAAGTAGTAAATTAGGAGAGAAAGGTGGGGTGCTTATTGCTAGACTTCCTTATAAAGATATTTACGGAGTAATATCTAGTCTAAAATTTCAGTATATCTTATATTCAGTTTTAGGCATTATTTCATTAAGCATTGTTCTTTTAATGAGAATAGATAGGATTATTAGTTTTCGTTTAAACGCAATTAGAGTTTTAGTTCAAGATATGGTTAAGGGAGATTTAGACAAAGATTATGCCCTTGATGATGGTGATGATTATTTTGATGAGCTTGGCATGTTAAGTCTTCAGGTTGTGAAAATGAAAAAAGCTATTTCTGTAGCAATTGCTAGTGTTTTGAGAAATATTAGCTATGTAAATAAGGCAAGTTTAGAAGTTGCCAGTTCAAGTCAAAATTTAAGTTCTAGTGCGTTACAGCAGGCATCTGCTCTTGAAGAAATGTCAGCCAATGTTGAGCAAATAGCGTCAGGTGTTAATATGAGCGCTAATAATTCTTATGAAACTGAGCAAATAGCTTTAAAGACCAATGAAAATTCTCAGATAGGCGGTAAGGCTGTTGAAGAATCTGTTATTGCTATGCAAGATATTGTAGAGAAAGTTAGCGTTATTGAAGAAATAGCTAGAAAAACCAATTTACTTGCTTTGAATGCTGCTATTGAAGCCGCAAGAGCAGGTGATGAAGGAAAGGGATTTGCTGTTGTAGCTAGTGAGATTAGAAAGTTAGCTGATCTTAGTAAAATTTCGGCTCTTGAGATTGGAGAGTTGGTTGAAGATAACTCTAAGGTAGCAACCGAAGCTGGAGTGATCTTCAAAGAAATGTTGCCTGAAATAGAAGAAACAGCTAATCTTGTCAAAAAAATTTCAGAAGGCAGCTCTAAGCAGAGCGATCAGATTGCTCAATTTAAAATGGCTTTAGACCAGGTTGGAGAAGTTGTTCAGTCTTCAGCTTCAAGTAGTGAGCAACTTTCTAGCATGTCCGATAAAATGTTAGAAAAGTCTAAGGAACTCAGAAAATCTGTATTATTTTTCAAGATTAAAGATTCTAAGATTGAAAATCTGGAAGATGGCGATTATGATTTCAGGTTGATGGATTGTCCTGAAAATTCTTTTAAAGATGAAAATCAAGATTTGAAAGGCAATGAAATCTCTACTTTAAATGGCATTAGGCATAGTAATCATTCTTTAAGTGTTGAAAGCGAGCCTTCTGCAAGAACTATTAATAAGCGGGTTGATCCTAAAAAAGCTATCGATATTGCTGATAAGGATTTAAATTTTGATGATGATTTTTCAGAGTTTTAG
- a CDS encoding ABC transporter permease: MSNVIIFLISETLINSQTLILAGLGGLISEKSGIINIGLEGIMTIGAFSGATVAYFTNDPLFSIFVGGLAGLALAILHAVFTIFLKSDQIITGMALNFLGPAIAVFTSTLIFSSISTPPIDIKLPILFDGILSKTSFIFQIFGKRYSVYIAMLGVVLLHIVFKYTKIGLRINASGENPEVLESVGVSVNKIRFFCVLLSGFLAGVSGAILTTVIASSYVQGITGGQGFIAIVMLIFGKWTPLGILMGSFLFSFVKTLAIVLAQSSFLSLIMPPKMLVITPYLIVILSLIFFSKRSYAPKFLGIPYKKH; the protein is encoded by the coding sequence GTGTCAAACGTAATAATATTTTTAATTAGTGAAACTCTAATAAATTCTCAAACCTTAATTTTAGCTGGCCTTGGTGGTCTTATAAGTGAGAAAAGTGGAATTATTAATATTGGACTTGAAGGAATAATGACAATAGGAGCATTTTCAGGAGCCACAGTTGCATATTTTACAAATGACCCATTATTTTCAATTTTTGTTGGTGGATTAGCAGGTCTTGCGCTTGCTATTTTGCACGCTGTTTTTACAATTTTTTTAAAATCAGATCAAATTATAACTGGAATGGCGCTTAATTTTTTAGGGCCCGCTATTGCTGTTTTTACAAGCACTTTGATTTTTTCTTCTATTTCAACTCCGCCTATAGATATAAAGTTGCCAATACTTTTTGATGGAATTTTAAGCAAAACGTCTTTTATATTCCAAATTTTTGGCAAAAGATATTCTGTATACATTGCAATGCTAGGTGTGGTTTTACTTCATATTGTTTTCAAATATACTAAAATTGGGCTTAGAATTAATGCTAGTGGTGAAAATCCAGAGGTATTGGAGTCTGTTGGAGTTAGTGTAAATAAAATTAGATTTTTTTGTGTTCTTTTGAGTGGTTTTTTAGCAGGGGTTTCGGGTGCTATTCTTACAACAGTGATTGCATCAAGCTATGTGCAAGGGATTACAGGTGGACAAGGTTTTATTGCTATTGTGATGTTAATTTTTGGAAAATGGACGCCTTTGGGGATTTTAATGGGTAGTTTTTTATTTTCATTTGTTAAAACCTTGGCGATTGTTTTGGCTCAATCGTCTTTTTTGTCTTTAATAATGCCTCCTAAAATGTTAGTTATTACTCCGTATTTAATTGTTATTTTAAGTCTTATCTTTTTTTCAAAAAGAAGTTATGCGCCCAAGTTTTTAGGAATACCCTATAAAAAGCATTAA
- a CDS encoding ABC transporter permease → MTISKNICSKFILKILNSSAFVSIFALFVGFLIVGLVVMGLGYSPFRMYFIILEILFSSPKHLGYVLSYASPLIFTGLSIGISLKTGLFNIGVEGQFILGSIVALIASIFLDMPPILHVITIFIITFLAAGSLGILIGYLKAKFNISEVISGIMFNWILFHLNNIILDFSFIKRDNSDFSKSIKESAFIDFLGSWKLSPEGLAFRSSHPFINELLKAPLHFGIILGIIFAILIWFLLNKTIIGFKINAIGNNIEASRYMGINVKAVLIFSMFLSAAVAGLAGAIQIMGVNKAIFKLSYMEGIGFNGIAVSLIGNNSPIGILFSSILFSILLYGSSRVQSLMGLPSSIVSLMMGIIVLVISASYFLNKIFLKGVKSVKRNNIFN, encoded by the coding sequence ATGACAATTAGTAAAAACATATGCAGCAAATTTATATTAAAAATTTTAAATTCTTCAGCATTTGTTAGTATTTTTGCTCTATTTGTTGGATTTTTAATCGTTGGACTAGTGGTGATGGGGCTTGGTTATTCTCCTTTTAGAATGTATTTTATAATACTGGAGATTTTATTCTCGTCCCCCAAACATTTGGGTTATGTTTTAAGTTATGCATCTCCTTTGATTTTTACAGGGCTTTCTATTGGTATTTCTTTGAAAACAGGCCTTTTCAATATTGGGGTCGAAGGTCAGTTTATACTAGGATCTATTGTTGCTTTAATAGCATCGATTTTCCTTGATATGCCTCCAATTTTACATGTAATTACTATTTTTATTATTACTTTTTTAGCGGCAGGTAGTTTAGGGATTTTAATTGGATATTTAAAAGCTAAATTCAATATTAGCGAAGTGATTTCAGGAATAATGTTTAATTGGATATTATTTCATTTGAATAATATAATTTTGGATTTTAGTTTTATTAAAAGAGATAATAGTGATTTTTCAAAGTCCATTAAAGAAAGTGCATTTATTGATTTTTTAGGTTCTTGGAAGCTTTCACCAGAAGGTCTTGCTTTTAGATCTTCTCATCCTTTTATTAATGAGCTTTTAAAAGCGCCGCTTCATTTTGGAATAATTTTGGGCATAATTTTTGCTATTTTAATATGGTTTTTGCTTAATAAAACTATTATTGGATTTAAAATAAATGCCATAGGAAATAATATTGAAGCTTCAAGATACATGGGCATTAATGTAAAGGCCGTGCTAATCTTTTCAATGTTTCTCTCAGCAGCTGTTGCGGGTCTTGCTGGTGCTATTCAAATTATGGGTGTTAATAAAGCCATATTTAAGCTTTCTTATATGGAAGGAATTGGTTTTAATGGGATAGCTGTGTCTTTGATAGGAAACAATTCGCCGATTGGCATACTATTTTCTAGTATTCTTTTTTCTATATTGCTTTATGGAAGTAGTAGGGTTCAAAGTTTAATGGGTCTTCCATCTTCAATTGTATCCTTGATGATGGGAATAATTGTTCTTGTAATTTCTGCTAGTTATTTTTTAAATAAAATCTTTTTAAAAGGTGTTAAGAGTGTCAAACGTAATAATATTTTTAATTAG
- a CDS encoding ABC transporter ATP-binding protein, giving the protein MKEDILVLENITKKYGDFVANDDISIKFKAGEVHAILGENGAGKTTLMKTIYGIHQVDSGRIILKGQEVSFKDSSETIHNGIGMVFQHFMLIPQFTAVQNIILGYENSKFGFLDYKQAKRKINYLSEKYGLKIDLEKKVEDLSVGMEQKIEILKVLYRNADIIIFDEPTAVLAPSEVDDFINILKVLTQEGHTVILITHKIKEIRSIAKRCTIMRLGRAVKTVDIAEINDKDLTKLMIGKEVSLRSSKIQFENHFNVLEIKNLSVKDERGVLKVKDVNLNLRNGEILGISGIEGSGQEDLVDAILGLKSIFKGDIFKKNSSGSLESLKGLTIKQIIDKKIGNIPSDRQRHGLILEFNVMQNIGLKSFDNPDYLGLKKNRLKSSFDLKFNFFNFIKRQFDKVKRQFVGFDLNILKKLSNQLVNYFDIRPRGILNKVKYLSGGNQQKVIIAREISLEPDILLAIQPTRGLDVGAVENIYKRIIEQRDAGRSVLLVSLELDELVNVCDRIAVMHDGRIVGILEDNFDIDVIGKMMIGLS; this is encoded by the coding sequence ATGAAAGAAGATATACTAGTATTAGAAAATATTACAAAAAAGTACGGCGATTTTGTTGCCAATGATGATATTTCTATTAAATTTAAGGCAGGCGAAGTTCATGCTATTCTTGGAGAAAATGGTGCTGGAAAGACTACCTTAATGAAAACTATTTATGGGATTCATCAAGTAGATAGTGGTCGAATTATTTTAAAAGGCCAAGAAGTAAGCTTTAAGGATTCAAGCGAGACCATTCACAATGGGATTGGAATGGTTTTTCAGCATTTTATGTTAATTCCACAATTTACCGCTGTTCAGAATATTATTTTAGGATATGAAAATTCAAAATTTGGTTTTCTTGATTACAAACAAGCTAAAAGAAAAATAAATTATCTTTCGGAAAAGTATGGTTTAAAGATAGATTTAGAGAAAAAGGTTGAAGACCTAAGTGTTGGCATGGAGCAAAAAATAGAGATATTGAAAGTGCTTTATCGAAATGCAGATATTATTATTTTTGATGAACCTACTGCAGTGCTTGCTCCTAGTGAAGTTGATGATTTTATAAATATTTTAAAGGTACTAACTCAAGAGGGTCATACTGTAATACTTATTACTCATAAAATAAAAGAAATTAGATCTATTGCAAAGCGATGCACAATTATGCGCCTTGGGAGGGCTGTTAAAACTGTTGATATTGCTGAGATTAATGACAAGGATCTTACAAAATTAATGATAGGCAAAGAGGTTTCACTTCGCTCATCTAAAATTCAATTTGAAAATCATTTTAATGTTCTTGAAATAAAGAATCTAAGTGTTAAAGATGAGAGGGGGGTTTTAAAAGTTAAAGACGTTAATCTTAATCTGAGAAATGGTGAAATTCTTGGGATATCTGGTATTGAGGGAAGTGGCCAAGAAGATTTAGTTGATGCAATTTTGGGTTTAAAAAGCATATTTAAGGGTGATATTTTTAAAAAAAATTCTTCAGGGAGTCTAGAATCTCTAAAAGGTTTAACGATTAAGCAAATAATAGATAAAAAAATTGGCAATATTCCTTCGGACAGGCAAAGACATGGTCTTATTTTAGAATTCAATGTTATGCAAAATATTGGACTTAAGAGCTTTGATAATCCCGATTATTTAGGATTAAAAAAAAATCGTTTAAAGAGTAGTTTTGATTTAAAATTTAATTTTTTCAATTTTATTAAAAGACAATTTGATAAGGTTAAAAGACAATTTGTAGGGTTTGATCTTAACATTTTAAAAAAATTGAGCAACCAACTTGTAAATTATTTTGATATTAGGCCAAGAGGTATTTTAAATAAGGTAAAATATTTATCTGGAGGCAATCAGCAAAAAGTTATTATTGCTCGTGAGATTAGTTTAGAGCCAGATATTCTTTTAGCTATTCAGCCAACAAGAGGTCTTGATGTTGGAGCTGTTGAGAATATTTATAAAAGAATAATAGAGCAAAGAGATGCAGGTAGATCCGTTTTGTTGGTTTCTCTTGAGCTTGATGAGCTTGTTAATGTTTGTGACAGAATAGCCGTAATGCATGATGGGAGGATAGTGGGTATTTTAGAGGACAATTTTGATATTGATGTTATTGGTAAAATGATGATAGGTTTAAGCTAA
- a CDS encoding HAD family hydrolase, with the protein MKIKACIFDMDGTLVNSIMDIAFSMNSALSNLGYNEIELNKFNALVGRGFDKFVIDTLKLLSLEYNNPNLQDKLYKEFVKEYNKNLSSKTQPYENIKTLLENMNELKIPIGILSNKNHEELISLVKNIFGKILFFEVRGYSKKFPPKPDPENALDMILELNVQKEEIAYIGDSDVDMLTATNAGFIPIGVSWGFRSVQELKQNGAKHILHKPLELLDLIK; encoded by the coding sequence ATGAAAATTAAAGCCTGCATTTTTGATATGGATGGAACCCTGGTAAATAGCATCATGGATATTGCATTCTCAATGAATTCTGCTCTTTCAAACTTGGGATATAATGAAATAGAGCTAAACAAATTCAATGCCCTTGTTGGTAGAGGATTTGACAAATTTGTAATAGACACTCTAAAGCTATTATCTCTTGAATATAATAATCCCAATTTACAAGACAAACTTTATAAAGAATTTGTAAAAGAATATAACAAAAATCTTTCATCTAAAACACAACCATACGAAAATATCAAAACCCTTCTAGAAAATATGAATGAACTTAAAATTCCCATTGGAATTTTAAGTAATAAAAACCACGAAGAATTAATAAGTTTGGTAAAAAATATTTTTGGAAAAATACTTTTTTTTGAAGTCAGAGGTTATTCAAAAAAATTTCCACCAAAGCCAGATCCTGAAAATGCCCTTGATATGATATTAGAATTGAATGTCCAAAAAGAAGAAATCGCATATATTGGAGACAGCGACGTAGATATGCTAACTGCAACAAACGCTGGATTTATACCAATAGGGGTTTCCTGGGGATTTAGAAGTGTTCAAGAATTAAAACAAAATGGAGCAAAACATATACTCCATAAACCCCTTGAACTATTGGACCTAATAAAATGA